The Opitutales bacterium ASA1 genome window below encodes:
- a CDS encoding SDR family oxidoreductase, producing the protein MNDATQIVTEDLDTICHALAAELTHMAGKSVMITGGAGFLGYYLVQSLLHFNTRSPSTPISVSVYDNFSRGLPDWLNNLSGNPHLKLVKHDITHPLPADFPDFDFIIHAASIASPIYYRKHPIETMDANVNGLRQLLDHCLERVRTGRKPIEGFLFYSTSEIYGDPTPENIPTPETYRGNVSCTGPRACYDESKRYGETLCVNFAQVHGLPIKTARPFNNYGPGLKITDGRVLPDMARDILAGRDIVMLSDGSPTRTFCYITDAIVGYLKILVRGRPGEAYNVGVETPEISMADLAETLVRLAAELFGYKGHVVRGVSADKNYLVDNPNRRCPDIRKARSELDFAPATRLEDGLRRMLVWYAANQSSGGEEK; encoded by the coding sequence ATGAACGACGCCACTCAGATCGTAACCGAAGACCTCGACACCATTTGCCACGCGCTCGCCGCCGAACTCACGCACATGGCCGGTAAGAGCGTGATGATCACCGGCGGCGCCGGGTTCCTCGGCTACTACCTCGTCCAGAGCTTGCTGCACTTCAACACCCGCAGTCCGTCGACGCCGATCTCGGTCTCCGTCTACGACAATTTCTCCCGCGGCCTCCCGGACTGGTTGAACAACCTTTCCGGCAATCCACACCTGAAGCTCGTCAAGCACGACATCACGCACCCGCTTCCGGCCGATTTTCCGGACTTCGACTTCATCATCCACGCAGCCTCCATCGCGTCGCCGATCTACTACCGCAAGCACCCGATCGAGACGATGGACGCCAACGTCAATGGTCTCCGCCAGCTCCTCGACCATTGCCTCGAGCGCGTCCGCACCGGCCGCAAGCCCATCGAGGGTTTCCTCTTCTACTCCACGAGCGAGATCTACGGCGATCCGACTCCCGAAAACATCCCCACCCCCGAGACCTACCGCGGCAACGTCTCCTGCACCGGACCGCGCGCGTGCTACGACGAGTCCAAGCGCTACGGCGAGACCCTTTGCGTGAACTTCGCCCAAGTGCACGGCCTGCCGATCAAGACGGCGCGTCCGTTCAACAACTACGGCCCCGGCCTCAAGATCACCGACGGCCGCGTGCTGCCCGACATGGCGCGCGATATCCTCGCCGGACGCGACATCGTGATGCTCTCCGACGGGTCGCCGACACGCACGTTCTGCTACATCACCGACGCGATTGTCGGTTACCTCAAGATCCTCGTGCGCGGTCGTCCCGGTGAAGCCTACAACGTAGGCGTCGAGACCCCCGAGATTTCGATGGCCGACCTGGCCGAGACGCTCGTCCGCCTCGCCGCCGAACTCTTCGGCTACAAAGGGCACGTCGTCCGCGGCGTGAGCGCCGACAAGAATTACCTCGTGGACAACCCCAATCGTCGTTGCCCCGACATTCGCAAAGCACGCAGCGAACTCGATTTCGCGCCCGCCACCCGACTCGAAGACGGCCTGCGCCGCATGCTCGTGTGGTACGCCGCCAATCAGTCCTCCGGAGGAGAAGAGAAATGA
- a CDS encoding Gfo/Idh/MocA family oxidoreductase yields the protein MVIVDTALAKRAAEGNPVRVALIGAGYMGRGVALQIISSFPGMRLVAVSNRTVSEAERAYREAGVTDAREVTTLAQLDESIAAGIPAFTSDAHLLCQAQGVEAVIEATGEIEFGAHVVLRAIEHRKHIVLMNAELDATVGPILKVYADRAGIILTNADGDQPGVVMNLLRFVKSIGCKPLLAGNIKGLQDRFRNPTTQAGFAAKYNQKPKLITAFADGTKISMEMAITANATGFRVNTRGMHGYKCAHVTEALKLFTMDHFAGGGIVDYVLGAEPGPGVFVLGYDDNPIKRQYMNYFKMGDGPLYVFYVPYHLPHLETPLTVARAVLFGDAAVAPLGGPVCDVITMAKRELKAGETLDGIGAYMTYGTIENSDVCQRDRLLPMGLSEGCVLKRDIAVDEAIGYDDIVLPEGRLADRLRAEQTKFFAP from the coding sequence ATGGTCATCGTCGATACCGCTCTCGCCAAACGCGCCGCCGAAGGAAATCCGGTCCGAGTCGCCCTCATCGGCGCTGGTTACATGGGTCGTGGAGTCGCACTCCAGATCATCAGTTCGTTTCCGGGCATGCGCCTGGTCGCCGTGTCCAACCGCACGGTCTCGGAAGCCGAGCGCGCCTACCGCGAGGCCGGCGTGACCGATGCTCGCGAGGTGACGACGCTGGCGCAGCTCGACGAGTCCATCGCGGCCGGCATCCCCGCATTCACCTCCGACGCGCACCTGCTCTGTCAGGCGCAGGGAGTCGAAGCGGTGATCGAGGCGACCGGCGAGATCGAGTTCGGGGCGCACGTTGTCCTGCGCGCGATCGAACACCGCAAACACATCGTCTTGATGAATGCGGAACTCGACGCCACCGTCGGCCCCATCCTGAAGGTCTACGCCGACCGCGCCGGCATCATCCTCACCAACGCCGACGGGGACCAGCCCGGCGTGGTCATGAACCTCCTGCGCTTCGTCAAGAGCATCGGCTGCAAGCCCCTGCTCGCGGGCAACATCAAGGGCCTGCAGGACCGTTTCCGCAACCCGACCACGCAGGCCGGCTTCGCCGCGAAGTACAACCAGAAGCCGAAGCTCATCACCGCCTTCGCCGACGGCACGAAGATCTCCATGGAGATGGCGATCACGGCCAACGCCACGGGCTTCCGCGTCAACACCCGCGGCATGCACGGCTACAAGTGCGCGCACGTGACCGAGGCTCTGAAGCTCTTCACGATGGACCATTTCGCCGGCGGCGGGATCGTCGACTACGTGCTCGGGGCCGAACCGGGGCCCGGCGTATTCGTTCTTGGATACGACGACAACCCGATCAAACGGCAGTACATGAACTACTTCAAGATGGGCGACGGGCCGCTCTACGTGTTTTACGTGCCCTACCATCTGCCGCACCTCGAGACGCCGCTCACGGTCGCCCGCGCCGTGCTCTTCGGCGACGCCGCCGTCGCTCCGCTCGGCGGTCCGGTGTGCGACGTGATTACGATGGCCAAGCGCGAGCTCAAAGCGGGCGAGACGCTCGACGGCATCGGCGCCTACATGACCTACGGCACGATCGAAAATTCCGACGTCTGTCAGCGCGACCGCCTGCTCCCGATGGGCCTCTCCGAAGGCTGCGTGCTCAAGCGCGACATCGCCGTCGACGAAGCGATCGGCTACGACGACATCGTCCTACCCGAGGGTCGACTCGCCGACCGTCTACGCGCCGAGCAGACGAAGTTCTTCGCGCCCTGA
- a CDS encoding UDP-glucose/GDP-mannose dehydrogenase family protein → MKVSVIGTGYVGLVSGVCLADKGHEVVCVDIDPKKVDRINRADPPIHERGLDELLEKNIGTHLRATTDLATAVRESDLSLIAVGTPFKGDEIDLRYIRQAAADIGNALRGKNGYHVVIVKSTVVPGTTENVVLPELERASGKKAGVDFGVGMNPEFLREGEAIEDFMSPDRIVLGGIDERTTDVLAELYSVFQDVPKIRTSPRTAEMIKYTANSLLATMISFSNEIGNLAASLGGIDVVEVMRGVHLDKRLTPILADGRRVVPGFTTYLEAGCGFGGSCFPKDVKALIAHGEKAGSPMRLLAQVVQVNERQPARVIELIKKHHASLDGLSVAVLGVAFKPGTDDIRESPALPVLETLLAEGAKVTVFDPIAVEPLQAAYPSQPIRYAEKLTDATTSADVIVLMTRWPEFKELPSLLSGRDPQPLVVDGRRMLDKASVARYEGIGLTPVA, encoded by the coding sequence ATGAAGGTATCGGTCATCGGAACCGGCTACGTGGGCCTCGTCTCGGGCGTTTGCCTCGCCGACAAGGGTCACGAGGTCGTCTGCGTGGACATCGACCCGAAGAAGGTCGATCGCATCAACCGCGCCGACCCGCCCATCCACGAGCGCGGCCTCGACGAGCTGCTGGAGAAGAACATCGGCACGCACCTGCGCGCCACGACCGACCTCGCCACCGCGGTGCGCGAGAGCGATCTCTCCCTCATCGCCGTCGGAACGCCCTTCAAGGGCGACGAGATCGACCTGCGCTACATCCGCCAGGCCGCCGCCGACATCGGCAATGCTTTGCGCGGAAAGAACGGCTACCACGTCGTGATCGTGAAGAGCACGGTGGTTCCGGGCACGACCGAGAACGTCGTGCTCCCCGAGCTCGAGCGCGCCTCCGGCAAGAAGGCCGGCGTCGACTTCGGCGTAGGCATGAACCCCGAGTTTCTCCGCGAAGGCGAAGCGATCGAGGACTTCATGTCGCCCGACCGCATCGTGCTCGGCGGTATCGACGAACGCACCACCGACGTGCTCGCCGAATTGTATTCGGTTTTCCAGGACGTACCCAAGATCCGCACGTCTCCGCGCACGGCCGAGATGATCAAATACACGGCCAACTCGCTCCTCGCGACGATGATTTCCTTCTCCAACGAGATCGGCAACCTCGCCGCCTCGCTCGGCGGGATCGACGTGGTCGAGGTCATGCGCGGCGTGCATCTCGACAAACGCCTCACGCCCATCCTCGCCGACGGCCGACGCGTCGTCCCGGGTTTCACCACCTACCTCGAGGCCGGCTGCGGCTTCGGCGGCAGTTGCTTCCCCAAGGACGTGAAGGCGCTCATCGCGCACGGCGAGAAGGCCGGTAGCCCGATGCGCCTGCTCGCTCAAGTGGTGCAGGTCAACGAGCGCCAGCCCGCCCGCGTGATCGAGCTGATCAAGAAGCACCACGCCTCCCTCGACGGACTCTCCGTCGCCGTGCTCGGCGTCGCCTTCAAACCCGGCACCGACGACATCCGCGAGTCGCCTGCGCTACCCGTGCTCGAAACGCTCCTCGCCGAAGGCGCAAAGGTCACGGTCTTCGATCCGATCGCCGTGGAGCCGCTGCAGGCCGCCTACCCTTCGCAACCGATCCGTTACGCGGAAAAGTTGACCGATGCCACCACGTCGGCCGACGTGATCGTCCTCATGACGCGCTGGCCCGAGTTCAAGGAACTGCCGTCGCTGCTCTCCGGTCGCGATCCGCAGCCCCTCGTGGTGGACGGACGCCGCATGCTCGATAAGGCGAGCGTCGCCCGCTACGAAGGCATCGGACTCACGCCCGTCGCCTGA